A single genomic interval of Mucilaginibacter boryungensis harbors:
- a CDS encoding tetratricopeptide repeat protein: MNSRKIIFSVAFLLFTSSFAFCQSEVLKGVVNSLAYYKKQNDLKYLGNAKKTVDSLIRTKSDSSDLEKNVYKALVYSSIVYTDSLNKLNQPAGFFLQTTQLVDDLSKRKKIYKYQAEMSYSRRCLGNAYLRHGFQQMHISDYSNALQSFKKAQTYAPSFREINAYIAYANNKLGNVQEAAKYYNILLSTDTIRSEYIDAAANTYKMIGDTAKALQLLQKGRKLLPNDKSFLLEEANIYNNNKNYNALAPLLPQLLDDNPNNADIAFIAANCYDHLNHYDKAESLYLRAIELNGASYDPVFNLGLLYCKISERKKGINSAKDLSRAKLWLEKANEISPNDTKCLHLLQLVYGKEGNNDQLDRINNKLKQLTNQ, encoded by the coding sequence ATGAACAGCCGTAAAATAATTTTTTCGGTAGCTTTTTTACTGTTTACTTCATCTTTTGCCTTCTGCCAGTCGGAAGTGTTGAAAGGTGTGGTAAACAGTTTAGCTTATTATAAAAAGCAAAACGATCTTAAATATCTTGGCAACGCTAAGAAAACGGTCGATAGCCTGATCAGAACCAAATCAGATTCATCCGACCTTGAAAAAAATGTGTACAAGGCTTTGGTTTATTCCAGCATTGTTTATACCGATTCGCTCAATAAGCTAAACCAACCAGCAGGGTTTTTTTTACAAACCACCCAATTGGTTGATGATCTTTCCAAAAGAAAAAAAATATACAAATACCAGGCGGAAATGAGCTATTCGCGCAGGTGCCTGGGTAACGCTTATTTGCGGCATGGTTTCCAGCAAATGCACATATCCGATTATAGCAACGCGTTGCAATCGTTTAAAAAAGCGCAGACCTACGCACCTTCATTCAGGGAAATTAACGCTTACATTGCTTATGCTAATAATAAATTGGGTAATGTGCAAGAAGCAGCAAAGTATTACAACATTCTTTTAAGCACAGATACTATCCGAAGTGAGTACATTGATGCAGCTGCAAATACCTACAAAATGATAGGGGATACGGCGAAAGCGCTGCAATTACTACAAAAGGGGAGGAAACTTTTGCCTAACGACAAATCCTTTTTGCTGGAAGAGGCCAATATCTATAACAATAATAAAAACTATAATGCATTAGCGCCATTATTACCGCAGTTGCTTGATGATAATCCAAATAATGCTGATATTGCGTTTATAGCTGCAAATTGCTATGACCATCTAAACCATTATGATAAAGCCGAGTCACTTTATTTACGGGCTATAGAATTGAACGGTGCATCGTACGACCCGGTATTTAATTTGGGCTTGTTATATTGTAAAATAAGTGAACGAAAAAAAGGCATTAATTCAGCTAAGGATTTATCCCGCGCAAAACTATGGCTTGAAAAAGCAAATGAAATATCGCCGAATGATACGAAGTGCTTACATTTATTGCAATTAGTATATGGCAAAGAAGGAAACAACGATCAATTAGATAGGATAAATAATAAATTAAAACAGCTAACCAATCAATAA
- a CDS encoding DUF4142 domain-containing protein: MKNLKPLFLLPVMAIIIVACGDNQKSHNYNQKTQVDAEGLGFIKTANESGLTEIKASSLAESISKNPRVVSFAKMMVADHSKAAQDLSKLAQDKMVTKSDTLTVEHQQKIDSLGKLTGTAFDKAYMNMMLTDHLKAVEMFEKASADRIEAVQDFAKKTLPALKMHLDSAKAINSSLK, encoded by the coding sequence ATGAAAAATTTAAAGCCACTGTTTTTATTGCCGGTAATGGCAATCATTATCGTAGCATGCGGTGACAATCAAAAATCTCATAACTATAATCAAAAAACCCAGGTTGATGCGGAAGGATTGGGTTTTATCAAAACGGCAAATGAATCAGGGCTTACTGAAATTAAAGCATCATCACTTGCTGAATCTATTTCAAAAAACCCGCGCGTTGTAAGTTTTGCAAAAATGATGGTAGCTGATCACAGTAAAGCAGCACAGGACTTATCTAAACTGGCCCAGGATAAAATGGTCACAAAATCGGATACCTTAACTGTGGAGCATCAGCAAAAAATTGATAGTCTCGGCAAATTAACTGGAACCGCCTTTGACAAAGCGTACATGAATATGATGTTAACAGACCATTTAAAAGCGGTAGAGATGTTTGAAAAAGCAAGTGCGGATAGGATAGAAGCGGTACAGGATTTTGCAAAAAAAACTTTGCCAGCATTAAAAATGCACCTGGATTCAGCCAAGGCCATAAATAGCAGTTTAAAATAA
- a CDS encoding DUF763 domain-containing protein: MKRSGSTDLPLHYGYVPKWLAERMAKLGLAVMECIVMEYGNEEVLKRLSDPFWFQSLGAVMGMDWHSSGVTTSVMGALKRAINPHAKELGIYICGGKGKFSRETPNELLRLGDATGLDGNYLVRCSKLSAKVDNTAIQDGFQLYTHNFIVSNTGKWSVVQQGMSDGSSTARRYHWHSDDLTSFVNDPHSAIYGQNYGEIINLSDKRADVTRDKIMTISNEQPDIMLNEIRHLTMPAHHDVKAKDVDLKRLGAVLWLAHEKRPADFEDLLLLEGLGPRTLQSLTLVSEVIYGTPSRFKDPARFSFAHGGKDGHPFPVPTKVYDETIGTLQTAIHKAKMGNSDKNEAIKRLHSIAKRAEQDFTPNANFDAVIEKERNDSWKYGGRTVFGRAKPPQNQQLKLF; the protein is encoded by the coding sequence ATGAAACGTTCTGGCAGTACAGATCTTCCGTTACATTATGGTTATGTTCCCAAATGGCTGGCCGAGCGTATGGCTAAATTAGGGCTGGCTGTAATGGAATGTATTGTAATGGAATATGGTAACGAAGAAGTTTTAAAGCGTTTAAGCGATCCGTTTTGGTTTCAGAGCCTTGGCGCTGTTATGGGAATGGACTGGCATTCTTCAGGCGTGACCACATCAGTTATGGGTGCGCTGAAACGAGCAATAAACCCGCACGCCAAAGAACTGGGGATTTACATTTGTGGTGGCAAAGGAAAATTTTCGCGGGAAACGCCAAATGAATTATTGCGTTTAGGCGATGCTACAGGCTTGGATGGTAATTACCTTGTGCGTTGCAGTAAGCTTAGCGCTAAAGTTGATAATACAGCTATCCAGGATGGTTTCCAGTTATATACGCATAATTTTATTGTAAGTAACACGGGTAAATGGTCGGTTGTGCAGCAAGGCATGAGCGACGGCTCCAGCACCGCGCGGCGTTATCACTGGCATTCTGATGATCTGACCTCTTTTGTTAACGATCCGCACAGCGCAATTTATGGTCAAAATTATGGCGAAATTATAAATCTTTCAGATAAACGCGCTGATGTGACCCGTGATAAGATCATGACTATTTCAAATGAGCAGCCTGATATAATGCTCAATGAAATAAGACATTTGACCATGCCCGCACACCACGATGTAAAAGCTAAAGATGTTGATTTGAAACGGCTTGGCGCCGTGCTTTGGTTGGCCCATGAAAAACGCCCGGCTGACTTTGAAGACCTTTTATTACTGGAAGGTTTAGGCCCGCGCACTTTGCAATCATTAACATTGGTAAGCGAGGTTATTTATGGCACGCCATCACGGTTTAAAGACCCGGCAAGATTTTCTTTCGCGCATGGCGGAAAGGACGGGCACCCCTTCCCTGTCCCTACTAAAGTTTATGATGAAACCATCGGCACGTTGCAAACGGCTATACACAAGGCAAAAATGGGTAATTCAGATAAAAATGAGGCCATTAAACGGCTTCATAGTATAGCAAAACGCGCTGAGCAGGATTTTACCCCTAACGCCAATTTCGACGCGGTAATTGAGAAGGAAAGAAATGATTCCTGGAAGTATGGCGGACGCACCGTATTTGGGCGTGCCAAACCACCTCAAAACCAGCAATTAAAGTTATTTTAA
- the gyrA gene encoding DNA gyrase subunit A codes for MAEDTENENSHKEDRIIPINIDEEMRSAYIDYSMSVIVSRALPDVRDGLKPVHRRVLYGMLDLGLNNNKPYKKSARIVGEVLGKYHPHGDTSVYDAMVRMAQDWSLRYPFVEGQGNYGSIDGDQPAAMRYTEARLQKIAEEMLADINKDTIDFQLNFDDSLEEPTVLPAKIPNLLVNGASGIAVGMATNMAPHNLTEVINATLALIDDRNIEVTELMKHIKGPDFPTGGIIYGYEGAKDAFLTGRGRIVIRARAEIETFGNDRERIVVTEIPYQINKSLMIERTAELVNEKKIEGISSISDQSNREGIRVVYEIKREANALIVLNNLYKYTALQTSFSINNIALVHGRPMLLNLKDLIHHFVEHRHEVVIRRTKYELAEAEKRAHILEGLLIALDHLDEVIALIRGSNTPEEARDGLMSKFGLSEIQARAILDMTLRRLTGLERDKIKDEYAALMEQINYLKSILADEGLRYQIIKDELTEIRDKYGDERKTEMVHSSAEMNTEDFIEDENVVITISREGYIKRTSLTEYRRQGRGGKGSLGSNSRDEDFIEHLFIASNHNYMLFFTEAGRCFWLRVFEIPEGTRTSKGRAIQNIINIPKEEKIKAYIKLTSLKDQEYLENNFIIMCTAKGTIKKTSLEAYSRPRANGINAININEGDTLLEANLTSGSSEIVMALKSGRAIRFNESTVRPMGRTATGVRGITLDSENDEVVGMISIDNPDTTVLVVSEKGYGKRTDIDDYRVTNRGGKGVKTISVTEKTGKLVAIKGVTDDEDLMIINKSGIIIRIAVSELRTMGRATQGVRLITLKGDDEIASVAKIEHEEEEVEAQEGEATEGVNPEGNATEGGEAPGTESTEPPADEE; via the coding sequence ATGGCTGAAGATACAGAAAACGAAAATTCGCACAAAGAAGACAGAATAATTCCAATAAATATTGATGAAGAAATGCGATCGGCCTACATTGATTATTCAATGTCGGTTATCGTATCAAGGGCGCTTCCTGACGTGCGCGACGGATTGAAGCCGGTACACAGGCGCGTGCTTTATGGCATGCTTGATCTGGGCCTGAATAATAACAAACCTTATAAAAAATCGGCCCGTATTGTGGGTGAGGTGCTGGGTAAGTATCACCCGCACGGTGATACCTCTGTTTACGATGCCATGGTACGTATGGCCCAGGATTGGAGCTTACGTTATCCTTTTGTTGAGGGCCAGGGTAACTATGGATCTATCGACGGTGACCAGCCAGCGGCCATGAGGTATACCGAAGCAAGGCTTCAGAAAATTGCTGAAGAAATGCTGGCGGATATCAACAAGGATACCATTGACTTTCAACTTAACTTTGACGACTCGTTAGAGGAGCCAACCGTATTGCCGGCAAAAATCCCTAACCTGCTGGTTAACGGAGCGTCAGGTATTGCGGTGGGTATGGCCACAAACATGGCCCCACATAACTTAACCGAGGTAATTAATGCCACTTTAGCTTTAATTGACGACCGCAATATTGAGGTTACCGAGTTAATGAAGCATATTAAAGGCCCTGATTTCCCTACAGGCGGTATCATCTACGGTTACGAAGGTGCTAAAGATGCTTTCCTGACCGGTCGCGGCCGTATAGTTATACGTGCACGTGCTGAAATTGAAACTTTCGGTAATGACCGCGAGCGCATTGTAGTAACTGAAATACCTTACCAGATCAATAAATCGCTGATGATCGAACGTACAGCTGAACTGGTAAACGAAAAGAAAATTGAAGGTATATCTTCTATCAGCGATCAGTCCAACCGCGAAGGTATCCGTGTGGTTTATGAGATAAAACGCGAAGCAAACGCGCTTATCGTACTAAACAACCTGTATAAATATACCGCGTTGCAAACATCGTTCAGTATTAACAACATTGCACTGGTGCATGGCCGACCAATGTTACTGAACCTGAAAGACCTGATCCATCACTTTGTTGAGCACAGGCATGAGGTAGTTATCCGTCGCACCAAATATGAATTAGCCGAAGCTGAAAAGCGCGCGCACATTTTGGAAGGTTTGCTGATAGCGCTTGACCATCTGGACGAAGTTATCGCGCTGATACGCGGTTCAAACACTCCGGAAGAAGCCCGTGATGGTTTGATGAGCAAATTCGGTTTGTCCGAAATACAGGCACGTGCTATTTTGGATATGACCTTACGCAGGTTAACCGGTCTGGAGCGTGATAAGATCAAAGATGAATATGCCGCTTTAATGGAGCAGATCAACTACTTGAAATCTATCCTGGCTGATGAAGGCTTGCGCTACCAGATCATTAAAGATGAGCTGACTGAAATACGCGATAAATATGGCGATGAACGTAAAACCGAAATGGTTCACTCATCGGCAGAAATGAATACGGAAGACTTTATCGAAGATGAGAATGTGGTTATTACCATATCCCGTGAAGGTTATATCAAACGTACTTCATTAACTGAATACCGCAGGCAGGGCCGTGGTGGTAAAGGATCGTTAGGCAGTAACAGCCGCGATGAGGACTTTATTGAACACCTGTTCATCGCATCAAACCACAACTACATGCTGTTCTTTACCGAAGCAGGCCGCTGTTTCTGGTTGAGGGTATTTGAAATACCGGAAGGTACACGTACGTCTAAGGGCCGTGCCATTCAGAACATCATCAACATTCCGAAAGAAGAAAAAATTAAAGCATACATCAAACTGACATCGTTAAAAGACCAGGAATACCTGGAAAACAACTTTATCATTATGTGTACTGCTAAAGGCACCATTAAGAAAACTTCGCTGGAAGCTTATTCACGTCCGCGTGCCAATGGTATCAACGCAATCAATATAAACGAAGGCGATACGCTGCTTGAAGCGAATTTGACCAGCGGTAGCAGCGAGATTGTAATGGCGCTTAAATCAGGTCGTGCCATCCGCTTTAACGAGTCAACCGTTCGCCCTATGGGGCGTACCGCAACAGGTGTGCGTGGTATTACTTTAGATAGCGAAAATGACGAAGTAGTAGGTATGATCAGTATTGATAACCCTGATACAACCGTACTGGTAGTTTCAGAAAAAGGTTATGGCAAACGTACCGATATTGATGACTACCGCGTTACTAATCGTGGTGGTAAAGGTGTTAAAACTATCAGTGTAACTGAAAAAACCGGCAAACTTGTTGCCATAAAAGGTGTTACTGATGATGAAGATCTGATGATCATCAATAAATCGGGTATCATTATCCGTATCGCGGTAAGCGAATTACGGACAATGGGCCGCGCCACACAAGGTGTTAGATTAATAACATTGAAAGGCGATGATGAAATTGCATCGGTAGCAAAAATTGAGCACGAAGAGGAAGAGGTTGAAGCACAGGAAGGCGAAGCAACTGAAGGTGTAAATCCTGAAGGTAACGCCACCGAAGGGGGAGAGGCACCCGGCACGGAGTCAACTGAACCGCCTGCCGACGAAGAATAA
- a CDS encoding tetratricopeptide repeat protein: protein MKIKFLMTGLLGLMTITAFAQKSELTTAETEFNKYDQLRNNKAMAKIANTSLTAAKASIDKAAANEKTANLAQTYALKGSIYSALAASDTVAATSTPLFATAEEALTKAKELDTKGEYKKMIDQAHLNMAQYQLNKGVKEYGDKKYDLAYKSFDYYRTVLPEDTNAIYYTGIAAANAGMWDAAITNYNKLVTTKYSGKQRAYQDLSNFYLQKKDTVGAIKVLNDAAAAYPTDPTFSKRVIELNLQTGKQAEVLANIEKAIANDPKNKVLYYYAGITYTQVADQYNKKIDALSKNAPAKTATPATRPGAKPAAQPAVTATISPEMADLVKNRDENLKKAENAYRKALEIDPNYFEANLNLGYVLINPAIDLFNKTRNLPVSRQKEYDAGMAKANVLFDAAKPYLQKAVDLQPKNVDALTNLRTYYLGKNDMAHANELKKQIEALQQGGSAPAQK, encoded by the coding sequence ATGAAAATCAAGTTTTTGATGACAGGCCTGTTAGGCTTAATGACAATAACCGCTTTTGCACAAAAATCGGAGCTAACCACAGCGGAAACAGAGTTTAATAAATACGATCAATTAAGGAACAATAAGGCTATGGCAAAAATTGCCAATACCAGCCTAACCGCTGCTAAGGCATCAATAGACAAAGCCGCCGCAAATGAAAAAACTGCTAACCTGGCGCAAACTTATGCCTTAAAAGGATCTATTTATAGCGCTTTAGCTGCAAGTGATACTGTTGCGGCTACTTCAACTCCATTATTTGCAACTGCTGAAGAAGCATTGACTAAAGCGAAAGAACTGGATACCAAAGGTGAATACAAAAAAATGATAGATCAGGCACATTTGAATATGGCCCAGTACCAGCTAAACAAGGGAGTGAAGGAGTATGGCGATAAGAAATATGATCTGGCCTATAAATCATTCGATTATTACCGTACCGTATTGCCTGAAGATACTAACGCGATTTATTACACCGGTATAGCAGCCGCAAATGCAGGTATGTGGGATGCGGCCATCACTAATTACAATAAATTAGTTACCACTAAGTATTCAGGTAAACAACGTGCATACCAGGACTTGTCAAATTTCTATTTACAGAAAAAAGATACCGTTGGCGCTATAAAGGTTTTAAACGATGCTGCCGCGGCTTATCCAACCGATCCAACATTCAGCAAACGTGTAATTGAACTAAACCTGCAAACAGGTAAACAGGCTGAGGTATTAGCTAATATTGAAAAAGCAATAGCTAACGATCCTAAAAATAAAGTATTGTATTACTATGCAGGTATAACTTATACCCAGGTTGCTGATCAGTACAACAAAAAGATTGATGCTTTAAGTAAAAATGCGCCTGCTAAAACTGCTACACCAGCTACAAGACCGGGAGCAAAACCGGCTGCGCAGCCAGCAGTAACCGCAACCATTTCACCTGAAATGGCTGATTTAGTAAAAAATCGCGATGAAAATTTAAAAAAGGCTGAAAATGCGTATCGCAAAGCTTTAGAGATTGACCCTAATTATTTTGAAGCGAATTTGAATTTGGGTTATGTATTAATAAACCCGGCTATTGATTTATTTAACAAAACCAGGAATTTACCGGTGAGCAGACAAAAAGAATATGATGCCGGTATGGCCAAAGCAAATGTTTTATTTGACGCTGCTAAACCATATCTGCAAAAAGCTGTTGATTTGCAGCCTAAAAATGTTGACGCATTAACTAACTTAAGAACTTATTATCTTGGGAAAAACGATATGGCCCATGCTAACGAGTTGAAAAAACAAATTGAAGCACTACAACAGGGTGGTAGTGCGCCAGCTCAGAAATAA